The segment GCACACCCTCCCGTTGACTGGCGATACTTATTAACAGCGGTGTGGGTATCATTTCCTGGTGAAATGTAGTGGACGCCACATAAACAGATGGCAGCAGCAGCGCAATATTCAGTGCCAAAAAGCGACCAATACGAAAAAAAGAAGAGAGAAAAAAGCGCTGATAATAATCTTCCGGTGATTGAATAAATTGAGAGAACACGGTGGGAACCATCAAGACAAAAGGAGTTCCATCTACCATGATGGCCACCCGCCCTTCCAACAAATTGGCAGCTACCACATCAGGGCGTTCCGTGTACTCCATCTGCGGGAAAGGAGACCACGGTTCATCTTCAATCAATTCTTCAATATAAGAACTTTCTAAAATACCGTCAATGTCAATCCGCTCCAGCCGCTGAAACACCTCATGGATTACCCCTTGATTGGCAAGACCGGAAATATAGCATACCGCTACATCAGTTTTGGTGAATTTCCCTTTAACCTTTACTTCAATCTTGAGGTCCGGACTTTTAATCTTGCGCCTTAGCATCGCCGTATTAAACCGTAATGTCTCAGTTAAACCCTCCCGCGGCCCCCGTACCACTGTTTCAGTAGTGGGTTCGGTTATGCCCCGGCTCTGCCAGCCGCGCACAGAAAGAGAGAGCCCTTCCGTATGCCCGTCCACCATAAAAATACATTCTCCCACTAGCACTTTGTCCACTGCCTCTTCGATTGTTTTTACCACAGATACCTCACCGATACTAATGACAGAGTCTTTCAGCAGTTGAAAGGCATTCTTTTTGGTCAATTCATCTGCCTTATCACCCATCATCAGCATTACCGAGCGCATAAGAAAATTATTGATTGTATCTTTATCAATTAGTCCATCGGTATAAACCAGCATCGCATCTAAGCCATCCTTACCGCCAACAGTGAACGGCCTGTTTACAATGTCACTGCATTTGCGAAAGATAGTCTCGAAATTTTGTTGATTTTTCTTAATGTCCTGCTCAAGAAAAAACTGCCCTAAATCCACGGCAATTTCCACCGGCTTGACAGCCTTTTCCTGGCGTTTTTCCTTCCACTGATTCATATCCATTGGTCTGATGAAACGACGCAAGCAGCACCACTCCATAATATTCCTTAAAGTCTAGCTTAGCTTTACCTGTAAACAACCAATATATACAAAGATTGGGGGCAGCATCTAAGCTGCCCCCAATTCGTTTTCAATTATTAATTTAACCAAGTGAAGCATGGGGACGGTTCGAGCGTCCCCGTAGCGAAGCGAAAGAATGAAGGGAAGACGATGGAACCGTCCCCGTGCTTCGCGCTAATCTCTCTTTTTTGCCAAGGCCTTTTGCCCAATATCCTTTCGATACTGCATTCCGGTAAAATCAA is part of the Metallumcola ferriviriculae genome and harbors:
- a CDS encoding spore germination protein yields the protein MDMNQWKEKRQEKAVKPVEIAVDLGQFFLEQDIKKNQQNFETIFRKCSDIVNRPFTVGGKDGLDAMLVYTDGLIDKDTINNFLMRSVMLMMGDKADELTKKNAFQLLKDSVISIGEVSVVKTIEEAVDKVLVGECIFMVDGHTEGLSLSVRGWQSRGITEPTTETVVRGPREGLTETLRFNTAMLRRKIKSPDLKIEVKVKGKFTKTDVAVCYISGLANQGVIHEVFQRLERIDIDGILESSYIEELIEDEPWSPFPQMEYTERPDVVAANLLEGRVAIMVDGTPFVLMVPTVFSQFIQSPEDYYQRFFLSSFFRIGRFLALNIALLLPSVYVASTTFHQEMIPTPLLISIASQREGVPFPALVEALIMELTFELLREAGVRLPRAVGQAVSIVGALVIGDAAVTAGIVSPAMVIVVAVTALASFSLPAFNMAITLRMLRFPIIILAGTLGFYGIMVALLAILIHLTGLRSFGVPYLAPVAPFRFSEWRDVLVRAPWWAMDYRPRSIEARDLKRQAEGLMPEPSQNKDEEEQADD